In a single window of the Gemmatimonadaceae bacterium genome:
- a CDS encoding ABC transporter permease, whose amino-acid sequence MLHDLRFALRVLLKNRAFSAVVVVTMALGIGVNTAIFTIINSVLFKGMPFPNPGEIAFISTNRGVSYADFIDYREQSRSFKGLGAFTNLGADLSDGDVAAERVTGARITANTFSLLGAVPLVGRDFTPQDEQAGADRVVLLSYGLWQTRYSGDAGILGRTIRINLEEYTVVGVMRPGEGFPQDTRLWIPFVSNPLALRRENRQMVVFARLGEGISYERAGAELTGIVDALAEAYPETNKDLVPSVAPYTDRGTTGPIRVILYSLLGAVCFVLLIACANVANLLLSRAIQRTRETSVRTAMGASRWRIVRQLLVESVMLSVVGGVLGLGVGLLGVRWIDVATVPTGRPYWLDFSMDYRVFAYFAAVSIFTGILFGLAPALQISKSNVSENLKEGGRSGSSGKRAGRMTDVLLVGQIGLTIVLLVGAGLMIRSFLITQQFDIGVDTENLITVQVTLPASRYPQPGDRQAFQERLKERLQTVPGVDSLTIVSQAPAAGAQQRTLKIEGRDMTDANNRLPTVARLVVEPDYFDALDLSIARGRRFTETDGAPGSEAAIVNEVFAARYFENGDPLGSRIRLGEDLSRGTEDLAAPWLTIVGVSPPVYQQSPTQELRVQPTVYVPFRQEPPNAFTVLARSRLAGDAVIQGIRSELRQLDADLPLYNIRTMDDILAQRNWPYRIFGTLFGAFAVIALLISSVGIYAVTAHGVGQRTQELGVRMALGAARRDILWLVLRKGLVRIVIGMVIGVGAAAGVSRVLSSVLVNTTSTDPATFVSICLLLAAVTLLACFVPARRATRLDPVNALRTE is encoded by the coding sequence ATGCTCCACGACCTGCGCTTCGCGCTCAGAGTCTTACTGAAGAACCGCGCGTTCTCGGCGGTCGTCGTCGTCACGATGGCGCTCGGCATCGGCGTCAACACGGCGATCTTCACGATCATCAATTCCGTTCTATTCAAGGGGATGCCGTTCCCCAATCCCGGCGAGATTGCGTTCATCTCGACGAATCGCGGCGTCTCGTATGCCGACTTCATCGACTATCGCGAGCAGAGCCGGTCGTTCAAAGGCCTGGGTGCATTCACCAACCTGGGCGCGGATCTCAGCGACGGCGACGTCGCCGCCGAGCGCGTGACCGGCGCCCGGATCACCGCGAACACGTTTTCGCTGCTCGGAGCCGTGCCGCTGGTCGGGAGAGACTTCACGCCGCAAGACGAGCAGGCCGGCGCCGATCGAGTCGTGCTGTTGAGCTACGGTCTATGGCAAACGCGTTACTCCGGCGACGCAGGCATCCTCGGTCGTACGATTCGGATCAATCTCGAGGAATACACGGTGGTGGGCGTGATGCGGCCGGGAGAAGGCTTCCCGCAGGACACGCGCCTCTGGATTCCGTTCGTTTCGAACCCGCTCGCGCTACGGCGCGAAAACCGACAGATGGTCGTATTCGCGCGTCTGGGCGAGGGCATCTCGTACGAGCGTGCCGGAGCCGAGCTGACCGGGATAGTGGACGCGCTGGCGGAGGCGTATCCCGAGACCAACAAGGACCTCGTGCCGAGCGTCGCGCCGTACACGGATCGGGGCACGACGGGGCCGATTCGCGTGATTCTGTATTCGCTGCTCGGCGCCGTCTGCTTCGTGTTGCTGATCGCCTGCGCCAACGTCGCGAACCTGCTGCTGTCGCGCGCGATCCAGCGCACGCGCGAGACTTCGGTCCGCACCGCGATGGGCGCGAGCCGTTGGCGCATCGTGAGGCAACTGCTCGTCGAAAGCGTGATGCTGAGCGTGGTCGGCGGAGTGCTCGGCTTGGGTGTGGGCCTGCTCGGAGTTCGCTGGATCGACGTCGCGACCGTGCCGACCGGGAGGCCGTACTGGCTCGACTTCTCGATGGACTATCGCGTTTTCGCGTACTTCGCGGCCGTCTCGATTTTCACGGGCATCTTGTTCGGCCTCGCACCGGCGCTGCAGATCTCCAAGTCGAACGTCAGCGAGAACTTAAAGGAGGGCGGGCGCAGCGGTAGCAGCGGCAAGCGCGCCGGAAGGATGACGGATGTGTTGCTGGTCGGGCAGATCGGCCTGACGATCGTCTTGCTCGTCGGAGCCGGCTTGATGATTCGCAGCTTCTTGATCACGCAGCAGTTCGATATCGGCGTGGACACCGAGAATCTCATCACCGTGCAGGTGACGCTGCCGGCCTCGCGCTATCCGCAACCGGGCGATCGTCAGGCGTTCCAAGAACGGCTCAAGGAAAGACTCCAGACCGTGCCGGGCGTCGATTCGCTGACGATCGTTTCGCAGGCGCCGGCCGCGGGCGCGCAACAAAGAACGCTGAAGATCGAAGGCCGCGACATGACCGACGCGAACAACCGCCTGCCGACGGTGGCGCGCCTCGTCGTCGAGCCCGACTACTTCGACGCGCTCGACCTCTCCATCGCGCGCGGTCGCCGCTTCACCGAAACGGACGGCGCCCCGGGCTCGGAAGCGGCCATCGTGAACGAGGTGTTCGCGGCGCGCTATTTCGAGAACGGGGACCCGCTCGGGAGCCGCATCCGTCTCGGCGAGGACCTCAGTAGAGGCACGGAGGATCTCGCGGCGCCCTGGCTCACGATCGTCGGCGTCAGCCCGCCGGTGTACCAGCAGAGCCCGACTCAAGAGCTTCGTGTGCAGCCCACAGTCTATGTGCCATTCCGCCAAGAGCCGCCGAACGCCTTCACGGTGCTAGCGCGCAGCCGCTTGGCCGGAGACGCGGTCATTCAGGGCATCCGCAGCGAGCTGCGGCAACTGGACGCGGACCTGCCGCTCTACAACATTCGGACGATGGACGACATCCTCGCGCAGCGAAACTGGCCATATCGGATTTTCGGAACGCTGTTCGGCGCGTTCGCCGTGATCGCACTGCTGATCTCGTCGGTCGGCATCTACGCCGTAACCGCGCACGGCGTCGGCCAGAGGACACAGGAGCTCGGCGTGCGCATGGCGCTCGGCGCAGCGCGGCGCGACATTCTGTGGCTCGTGCTCCGGAAGGGCCTTGTGCGGATCGTCATCGGCATGGTGATCGGGGTCGGCGCGGCCGCGGGCGTGAGTAGAGTGCTCTCATCCGTGCTCGTGAACACGACGTCGACGGACCCGGCGACATTCGTTTCGATCTGCCTGCTGCTCGCGGCCGTGACGCTGCTCGCGTGCTTCGTTCCGGCGCGCCGCGCCACGCGGCTGGATCCCGTGAACGCGCTGCGCACGGAGTGA